A DNA window from Streptomyces canus contains the following coding sequences:
- a CDS encoding ABC transporter substrate-binding protein, giving the protein MSSTSRKYRRTACTGLALALPLAALAACGGGSGGDTSAAAGSGKGAISVWAHQGQKSEDTALQKAVKSFNSSQSNIKVDLKLIPGNDYTKTITATDASKLPDVMEFDGPTMANFVYNKKLAPIDTYVSARTLANATDASKAQGEINGKHYGLGMYDSGLGIYGNKKLLDAAGVKYPTNLSDDWTADQFTAALKALKVKDSDGKTLDLQETGGYANEWGTYGFAPIVWSAGGSLLKDGKAEGALDTPAVVSAMKTFQSWKPYVDPNTDGNAFAKGRVALSWVGHWMYPTYSKALGSDLVVLPLPDFGNGPKTGQGSWAWGIGADTKNAKAAGAFMDYLLNDTNIAAMTTANGAPPATKTALAKSELYKQGGPLQLFADQLAKPCGDSDITKSCVSVTRPVTAGYPTVTAKFSDALNSIYGGADPKSALAKAARAIDQDFSDNAGYKIP; this is encoded by the coding sequence ATGAGTTCGACCAGCAGAAAGTACCGCCGCACAGCCTGTACGGGCCTGGCCCTCGCCCTTCCCCTCGCCGCCCTGGCCGCCTGTGGCGGCGGAAGCGGTGGTGACACCTCCGCCGCGGCGGGCAGCGGCAAGGGCGCCATCAGCGTCTGGGCCCACCAGGGCCAGAAGAGCGAGGACACCGCACTGCAGAAAGCGGTGAAGTCCTTCAACTCCTCACAGAGCAACATCAAGGTCGACCTGAAGCTGATCCCCGGCAACGACTACACCAAGACCATCACCGCCACCGACGCGTCCAAGCTGCCGGACGTGATGGAGTTCGACGGCCCGACCATGGCGAACTTCGTCTACAACAAGAAGCTCGCCCCGATCGACACCTACGTCTCCGCCAGGACCCTGGCCAACGCCACCGACGCGAGCAAGGCGCAGGGCGAGATCAACGGCAAGCACTACGGCCTGGGCATGTACGACTCCGGGCTCGGCATATACGGCAACAAGAAGCTCCTGGACGCGGCAGGGGTGAAGTACCCGACCAACCTGTCCGACGACTGGACGGCGGACCAGTTCACCGCCGCCCTCAAGGCCCTCAAGGTCAAGGACTCCGACGGCAAAACCCTCGACCTCCAGGAGACCGGCGGCTACGCCAACGAGTGGGGTACCTACGGCTTCGCCCCGATCGTCTGGTCGGCCGGCGGTTCGCTGCTGAAGGACGGTAAGGCGGAAGGGGCCCTCGACACCCCGGCCGTGGTCTCCGCCATGAAGACGTTCCAGTCCTGGAAGCCCTACGTCGACCCCAACACCGACGGCAACGCGTTCGCCAAGGGCCGGGTCGCCCTGAGCTGGGTCGGCCACTGGATGTACCCCACCTACAGCAAGGCCCTCGGCAGCGACCTCGTCGTGCTGCCGCTGCCCGACTTCGGCAACGGCCCCAAGACCGGCCAGGGCTCCTGGGCCTGGGGCATCGGCGCCGACACGAAGAACGCCAAGGCAGCGGGCGCGTTCATGGACTACCTCCTCAACGACACCAACATCGCCGCCATGACGACGGCCAACGGCGCCCCGCCCGCCACCAAGACCGCGCTCGCCAAGAGTGAGCTGTACAAGCAGGGCGGCCCGCTGCAGCTCTTCGCCGACCAACTCGCCAAGCCCTGCGGCGACAGCGACATCACCAAGTCCTGCGTCTCGGTCACCCGCCCGGTCACCGCCGGATATCCCACCGTCACCGCCAAGTTCAGCGACGCCCTGAACTCGATCTACGGCGGTGCCGACCCCAAGAGCGCCCTGGCCAAGGCTGCCCGAGCAATCGACCAGGACTTCTCCGACAACGCCGGCTACAAGATCCCGTAG
- a CDS encoding carbohydrate ABC transporter permease, producing MTSVEPAHAAPPGPEQAPSATTVTTAPLTRSARPGRKNRDWLHGLLMSAPAVSGLIAFVGVPFGYAVVLSFYNVRLGSPLAPSFFGLEQYRRLFTDPDLSGPFLRALLNNLTFAVVVVPLQTGLALALAILLNRKLKAIGLFRSLFFMPVVFPMALVAVIWRLILARSGQGMLNSALHAVSFGNWGAFDWLGDSATAMASIIVLSVWQGVGFQMVILLAGLQQIPGELYEAAELDRASRWQQFRHVTLPGIRGTLVFVAMLTSVLSFRVFDQVYVLVKGGGLDEDAARTVMYQAVTTAFDQNNIGQASAITVVFFLIVVALTLLQRRVVRPGNED from the coding sequence GTGACATCCGTGGAACCCGCGCACGCTGCGCCGCCCGGCCCGGAGCAGGCCCCGTCCGCGACAACCGTGACAACCGCGCCGCTGACGCGATCGGCACGGCCGGGCCGCAAGAACCGCGACTGGCTGCACGGACTGCTCATGTCCGCCCCGGCCGTCAGCGGACTCATCGCCTTTGTCGGCGTGCCGTTCGGCTACGCCGTGGTGCTCTCGTTCTACAACGTGCGCCTCGGCTCCCCGCTGGCACCGTCCTTCTTCGGCCTGGAGCAGTACCGGCGGCTGTTCACCGACCCCGACCTGTCCGGCCCGTTCCTGCGGGCGCTGCTGAACAACCTGACCTTCGCCGTGGTCGTCGTACCGCTGCAGACCGGCCTCGCGCTCGCACTGGCGATCCTGCTCAACCGCAAGCTCAAGGCCATCGGCCTGTTCCGCTCCCTGTTTTTCATGCCGGTCGTCTTCCCCATGGCGCTGGTCGCCGTGATCTGGCGACTCATCCTCGCCCGCAGCGGTCAGGGCATGCTCAACTCGGCGCTGCACGCGGTGAGTTTCGGCAACTGGGGCGCCTTCGACTGGCTCGGCGACTCCGCCACCGCGATGGCCTCGATCATCGTGCTGTCCGTCTGGCAGGGCGTCGGCTTCCAGATGGTCATCCTGCTCGCCGGTCTCCAGCAGATCCCGGGTGAGCTCTACGAGGCCGCCGAACTCGACCGCGCGAGCCGCTGGCAGCAGTTCCGCCACGTCACCCTGCCCGGCATCCGCGGCACCCTCGTCTTCGTCGCGATGCTCACCTCGGTGCTGTCCTTCCGGGTCTTCGACCAGGTCTACGTCCTCGTCAAGGGCGGCGGTCTCGACGAGGACGCTGCCCGCACCGTGATGTACCAGGCCGTCACCACCGCCTTCGACCAGAACAACATCGGCCAGGCGTCCGCGATCACCGTCGTCTTCTTCCTGATCGTCGTCGCCCTGACCCTCCTCCAGCGCCGCGTCGTGCGCCCCGGAAACGAGGACTGA